The Moorella glycerini genomic interval CGAACCCGCCATGGTAAAGCCAGTAAGTTCCTTTTCTACATACTGGGCAATACCTTCCGTCAGCCAGCGCGGGTAATTACCCCGGGCCTTTTCGTCCACCAAAAGGTGGGTCAATTCATGGGCCACGGGGCCCGAGGCGGCAAAAATGCCGGCAATCTCTTCCGGGTCCTGACTGGCCACCCAGTCATAGGGCGAAAGTACGCGGATAACCCCGCCCCAGTAAACCCCCATGGCACTTTCGCTGGCCGCCCAGCCAAACTGGCGCGCGAGACTCTCCCGGTCCGGGTAAAGGATAATTAAAGTTTTACCCTGAGGTTCGTATTGTAACATGGCACCAGCCGGCCCGTAAGCCTCCTCGGCAGTTGCCAGGACCAGGGGGGCTATGGCTGCATCCTCCGGCCGGTAGCGGAGGCGGAAATGGGTGCTATCTATCTCCAGCCAGTTGCGGGTCTGCCAGGCGGTATGCCCCGTCACTACCTGGCGGACCAGGCTGTAGCTCAGGGTACGCGGTAATGCCGTAGTACGGGCCAGGATAACTCCCGCAACTACCAGCATAGCCAGGCAGATGGCAATGATTGCCTGCCACCAGTGTTGAAACATGTTTCTCCCCTCCCCCAGGGGCTCCTCCGTCTGGATTATACTATATTCCTGGTGGCAGCTTCACTGGTAATGAGTGTAAAAAATCCGGAGCCAGCTTAGCCCCGGATTTAAAAGTAGTTCGCTTTTTGGTGTCTACTGGAAATTGCCGGGCCGGTCTGGTGAAAGTTTACTTTACTTCATAACCAGCCTCAGTTACAGCCTTTTTCATAGCTTCCAGGTTTACCTTAGCAGGATCATAAGTAACATGGGCCGTTTTAGCCGCCAGGTCGACTGCTACTACCGTGATACCTTCCAGGCCCCTCAGGGCCTTTTCCACGCTCATTTTGCAGTGATTACAGGTCATCCCTTCGACCTGCAGGGTAGCTTCAGCCATTGTTTCACCCCTCCTTTCTACAGGCCGGCCAGGTAGCGCTCGGCCGCCATGGCCGCCACTGCCCCGTCACCTACAGCCGTACTCACCTGGCGGAAATCCTTGGCTCGGACGTCGCCGGCGGCAAAAACACCGGGGATGGACGTGGCCAGGTTTTCGCGGGTAATAATATACCCCTGGGAATCCAGGGTCAGGGCCCCCTTCAGGAAACCGGTGTTGGGCTCCAGGCCGATAAAAATAAAGACCCCGTCGAAGGCTTCTTCCCTGGTGACACCGCTTTTTACATCTTTTAACTCCAGGCTGCTGATCTTTTCCCGGCCCATAATCCCTGTTACAACTGTATTCCAGTGGAAGGAAATCTTGGGGTTATCCCGGGCCCGTTCCTGGAGTACTTTCGTTGCCCTTAAGGCGTCACGGCGGTGGATAATGGTCACCTGGCTGGCAAAACGGGTCAGAAAGAGAGCTTCTTCCACTGCCGAGTCACCCCCGCCGACTACAGCGACCTTTTTGTCCCGGAAGAAAGCGCCGTCGCAGGTGGCGCAGTAGGAAACGCCCCGGCCGCGAAACTCCTCTTCCCCCGGTACTCCCAGGGGCCGCGGGTGAGCACCGCTGGCGATGATTACTGCCCTCGCCGTAAACTCGCCGCTCCCGGTGAAGACTTTTTTAATTTCCCCGTTAAGCTCCACTCTCTGGACTGTGGTCATCTCTATCCTGGCACCGAAACGCTGGGCCTGTTCGGCAAACTTCATGGCGAGTTCCATACCGTTAATGCCTTCGGGGAAGCCAGGATAATTTTCAATCCTGTCCGTCTGCCCGGCCTGACCACCAGGAGCACCCATCTCCAGCACCACGGTATCCAACCCGCCCCGGGCGCCGTAAAGAGCCGCCGTCAGCCCGGCCGGACCCCCACCGATAATTAGCAAATCATGGGGCACCTTGCTCTACCTCCTTTGCAAAGTAACATATCGCCGCAAGTCTTAGTAATGGCTTACGGATCGCCCGTACTTAGGCAGGGCTCCCGGGATTATGGCTATATTATGCACCCGCTTAAAGTCCATCATGCCTCCCTTCTATGTTTAAACTATAGTTATTATACGCTCCCACTTTAGTCCAGGCAAGATCAGGCAAGAAAAAATCCCTGCGGCCTGTCCACAGGGATGGCAATAAAAATCTAGTTTAAAAATCCGTACGGGTTACGGAAACTGCCATTGACCAGGACTTCAAAGTGGAGGTGGGACCCGGTGGTACGGCCGCTAACACCTACATAGCCGATAACCTGCCCCCGGCTCACCTGCTGGCCCACACGGACGTTAAAGCCCGATAGATGGGCATACCGGGTGACCAGGCCGCCGCCGTGGTCAATGGCAATCATCCGGCCGTAGCCGCCGTCGTAACCGGCAAAGGTTACCGTCCCGGCCTCGGCGGCCCCTACCGGCTGCCCGACGTAACCATCAATATCCATGCCAGAGTGGAACTCCCGGCCGCGATAACCATAGGGGGAAGTAATAGAGCCGCGGATGGGCCAGGCCAGGCGGCCGGAACCGCCGCGGGAAGCCAGGACTACCCGCGTACCCCGTTCCACTATTTTGGTGACAGGTTCTTTCAGTACCTGCTCCTGGATAACTTTTTTCTCAACCTGGACGCCATTTTTGGTCACTACCTGGTAGGTAACCAGGCGTTGGCCCTCTGACCCCGCCTGTTTTACCCTTTCCTGGCCTCGTAAGAGGTCGGTATTCGTTTCTACTTTCACATCATAGGGAACAGGCTCTTGCACTTCCTGGCTATAGACGACCATTACCTGGAGGAGGGGTTTCTCTGTCGTGAGTCGCAACCGCTGGCCAATATCCAGGCGTTCGCCCTTGATTTCCGGGTTGGCTGCTCTAATATCGTCAACCAGCAACCCGTGTTCCCGGGCGATGGTCCACAGGGAATCGCCTTCTTTAACGATATACTCCTGGCTCGCAGGAGAAGTTCCCTTGAGCCTGGCCAGGGCTGCCTCCGGGCTTAAAATTTCTTCTGGCCGGGCCGGCCGGTGCTCATAGGCTACCTGCTCCAGGAACCTGACCTCCTGGATCTCCCCGTTCCCCGGCAGCGGCAGGTAGGCTTGTTTTAATTCGGCCAGTACCGCTTCCGCAATACTATCATCCCGCACGATAAGCTCTGGTTGACCGTTAATGGTTATTACCGTCGCTGCCGCCACGAAATGTAGCGTGCCTTGCAATATATTTTTCAATTGCTGGCCATCCACGATTTCCCGCGGGTTGACCCGGACTTTTTTATAGTCAACCTGGTCGGTGATCTGTAAGCCCTGGTAACTTCCTGCCCCGCGTTCCTTGAGGACATCCTGGATAACCTGGTTGACATCAACCCGGCTGGTAACCACAGCCACCTGCCGGCCGTTAATTATTACTGCCCAGGCGTTGGGAGCGGTAAACTGGTACCATCCTGCCAGCAGCAGCAATCCCCCGGCCAGGATACCGCTTAGTAAGTAAAACTTTTTTTTCTTCCTGCCGTCTGTTTCTTTCCACCGTGCCGGCCATTTCTTTAAGAAACGACCTGCTGCGGCCGCCACATCGGGCAACTTACCTGGCGGCGGCATGACGTTCCTCCTCTCCCCCTTTTTACGGCAGGATTTACTTTTCCCTGCCTTTTACCATCTATATTCTACTTCTGAAAGCAGGAATCCTCCCCGCTTAGAAAATTTTTGCCCTTTCTTTAACCCTGGTACAGGGCCTTTGTGATATACCCTGGTAAGATCAGCCTTTAACAACTTCCTTGACCTGGACATAGAGGGCCGCTTCCAGGCGCATCTGCTGGATGGCGCAAGGTACAGGCGCTGGTTGCCGCAAATCCCCGGTAGCAGCCAGGTTGGCCGCATGGCATCCACCGCTGCAGTAGAAACGAGCCCAGCAGCGGCTGCAGGCCGGCTGGTTGTAAACGTAGGCCTGGCGAAAATCTTCCCTTAAATCAGGGCGCAAGATCCCTTTCCGGACGTTGCCCAGGCAGTAATCCCTTCTCCCCACCAGCTGGTGGCAGGGATAAAGGTCACCGCCGGGGGTTACCGCCAGGTAACTGGTGCCCGCACCACAACCGGTAAGCCTTTTGGTGAGGCAGGGCCCGGCAGCCGCATTAATGTTAAAATGGAAAAAGTTAAAGGGCTTGCCTTTAGCCCTGGCCTCCAGGTAAGCCCGGGCCAGGTAGCGGTATTCCCGGGCCAGACGCGGCAGGTCCTCCTCCTTAATAGCATATTCAGCCTCCGGTGCGGCTACTACCGGTTCCAGGGACAGGTAACGAAATCCTAATTCTACCATATGCAGGATGTCCCTGGTAAAATCGAGGTTCTGGCGGGTATAGGTTCCCCGCACCCAGTAGTCACGGTGCTCCCGGGCGGCGACAAAATGCTGTTCCCGGGGGACAACTAAATGATAAGTGCCCTGGCCGGAGACGGTCCGCCGGTTAAGGTCATGGACTTCCGGGCGACCGTCAAGGCTCAAAATGACACTGATCTGGTTCTCAATGAGGTACTTCTCGATGGCCGGCGTCAAGCCCAGGCCATTGGTGGTCAGGGTAAAGCTGATCTTTTTCCCGGTAGCCACCGCCCTTTCCCGGCCGTAAGCTACCAGATCCTGAACGACGCCGAGATTGAGCAGCGGCTCCCCGCCAAAGAAGTCGATTTCTACCCGGGGGCGGCTGCCGGATTCTTTAAAAAGCAAGTCCAGGGCCTGGTATCCCGTCTCCCGGCTCATTAAGCCCCGCTCGCCGCCAAAGGGGCCACCGCCGGCAAAGCAGTAACGGCAACGCATATTGCAGTCATGGGCCACGTGGAGGCAGAGGGCCTGGAGGCTGGGCTCCGGTGGCCGGTAGGCCCGGCCTGCCTCATCGACGGTAAAGAGGGTTCCCCCGGCCTGTTTGGCCGCCAGTTCCTGGCAGACTTCCCGGACTGTGCCGGCACCCCACTCCCGGGTGGACAAGGGCAAGAGCGCCAGCCAGTCGGCTTCGGTTAAGGTGCCATGTTCTTCCCCGGCCCGCAGTTCTTCCAGAACAGCCCGGGTGGGAGCGTCGATTATATGGACAGCACCACTATTGACGTCCAGGAGCAAGCAGAGGTCTTCAAAGTCGAACCAGTGGACATCCCCCTGCCAGTCAACATTTTGGAGATTTAGGGATGGCAATATCGTTCTCCTCCATAGATAGGACATAAATTTTAGACTGGCTTTTGTTTGGAGCGAGCGACTTGGCCCGAGCGGCGAAGCGGCCCTGGCGAAGCCGAGGGATGATAAGCGGGGCCGAGGACAGGAGGTCCGAGACCGGATTCTAAAGGCAAGGATGCCGAATAGGCCGGGAACCCCGCCCGAGCCCGAGGCTGAGCCTTAGGCCGCTCCGCAAGGGCTTTGGTGCGCGCGAAAACAAAGCCAGTCTAACTACAATCAGTAACCCGCAGTTACTAGAAGCCCGATAGCTCCACCACGTACAACAAAAGCCCGACTGGAAAAGCCGGGCCTTGGGGCTTACTTCTTTTCTTCACGTTCGCAGGGCTGGTTGCTGACGGTAATGGAGGTCTTGCAGGCCGACTGGCAGGAAACATGACAGTTGCCGCAGCCGCCTTGCCTCATGCTCTCCTGCAGGCGGGGCGTGAACACCGTCTTGATGTGCATCAGAAACACCCCTTCTTAACGCTTGGAGAATTGCGGTGCCTTGCGGGCCTTCTTTAAGCCGTACTTCCTTCTTTCCTTCATCCGCGGGTCACGGGTAAGGAAGCCATTACGTTTCAGCACCGGGCGCAGGTCGGCATCGGCCTGTAACAGGGCCCTGGCGATGCCCATCCTGACGGCACCGGCCTGGCCGCTGATCCCGCCGCCCTCAACTTTAGCCAGGACATCAAAGCGGCCCATGTTATTGGTTACTTCCAGGGGCTGGCGTACCTGCATCGCCAGGATCTGCTGGCCAAAATACTCATCGAGGGGGCGCTCGTTAATTAACACCCGGCCCTCGCCGGGAACCAGGCGCACCCGGGCCACGGCATTTTTTCGCCTTCCCGTACCGTAAAACTGTACCTGGGCCAAAATTTTCGCCTCCTTCGATTAATCCTTGATCTCCCAGGCTTCCGGCCGCTGGGCCGCGTGGGGATGACTGTCGCCCCGGTAGACTTTGAGTTTCTTGGCCATTTGCCGGCCCAGGCGATTATGGGGGATCATCCCTTTAACGGCCTTCTCAATGGCTCGCTCGGGAAAAGTCTTTAATAGCTGGGCATAATTCATAACCTTTAAGCCGCCAGGGTAACCGCTGTGGCGGATATATTTCTTTTGCAGGAGCTTTTTGCCGGTAAGGCGTACTTTTTCTGCGTTTATAACAATAACGTGATCACCACAATCCACATGGGGGGTAAAGATGGATTTATGCTTGCCCCTTAGGAGACGGGCAGCTTCGGTAGCTACGCGACCCAGAGTTTTACCGGCCGCGTCAATAATATACCACTTCCGCTCCACCTCATGTGGTTTGGCCATAAAGGTGGTCATTTTCTCCCTCCTGTTCCTGTCACGAAACTATTTTAAGCAATTAATCCCGGCAAGTCAAGAAAATTAGTATGCTACCCTTTCCAGGCACAGCCCCTGGGGCGGGGCCGTCGGGCCCGCCTTTTCCCGGGAACGGGCGGCAAGTATTACCGGGACATCCTCCGGTTGCAGGCGTCCCCTGCCAATTTCCACCAGGGTGCCGGCCATAATCCTTACCATATGGTAGAGAAAGCCGTTAGCCACCACATCAAAAAAAATAAAGTTGCCCTGGCGGCGTAAGTGCGCCTTCAGAACCTCACGTTCATAGTGACGCACCGGGCTGCCGGCGGCGCAAAAGGAGCGGAAATCATGCCGGCCCGTCAGGTAACTTGCGCCTCTGGCCATAGCTGCAAAGTCCAGGGGGTGACGTACCTGCCAGCTGTAACGGCGGCTGAAGATATCGGGCAGGCTGTGGTTGTAAATGGTATAGCGGTACCATTTCCACCGGGCGCTGTAACGAGCATGGAACCCCGGCGGGGCTACCTCGGCAGCCAGGGCCGCTATATCTTCCGGCAGGAGGCTGTTCAAGGCCAAGGGCCAGCGCTCTACCGGTATGCGGCTGGCGGTACTGAAGCTGATTACCTGGCCGCGGGCATGAACCCCGGCGTCCGTCCGCCCCGCAGCCACCGGGCAGATCCTTTCCCCTGTCAGCCGGTTTAAGGCTGCGGCTACGACACCCTGGATGGTAGGCCCGTGGGCCACCGGCTGCACCTGCCAGCCGGCGTAATTGGTGCCGTCATAGGCCAGGGTAATTTTCAGGTGCGGCATGGGCGGAAGTTAGCCTCCTAACATATGGGAGGGATATGTCCCGGAGACGCGATTAGCGGAGCGCCGGTAACAGGACAGGCGAGGTGAGGGTAACCGTTGCCGCCGCCGAGGACGCCTGAGCGCGCCTTTGAGAGGAAACAATTGCCAACTTATAGAAGGATTAAAGCTTGCGGAACCAGGAGCCTTTTCATTGGCAATCCGCAGGCGGCGTGCAACGGTCCGAACCGAGCCGTTGTCCTGTCGGCGCGTAGCTCTTGAGCGGCGCAGGGACATATCCCTCCCCTTTCCTTAGCGGTATCTTCAATCCTAACTTCCAAACCTTAGCCGGTAATACGCCGACCCGGCCGCTAGGAGGCCGGCCAGCAGGAGGAAGAGATAATCTGCCGCCTTGAAATGCAACTCCCGCATCCGGGTGCGGCCCTGGCCCCCCTGGTAGGCCCGGGCTTCCATGGCTTCGGCCAGGCCTTCGGCCCGGCGAAAGGCACTGACAAAAAGAGGGATGACCAGGGGCATTAAGTTTTTAATCTTGCTGCCCTGGAAGGTCGCTCCCCGGGCAACTTGCGCCCGCATAATCCGCTCGGCTTCTTCCAGCAGGGTAGGCACAAATCTGAGGGCCAGGGTCAGCATCAGGGCCAGTTCACCGGCCGGCAGGCCCAGCCTCTGCCCTGGTCTTAGCAGCCGCTCCAGGCCGTCAGCCAGGGCCAGGGGATCGGTCGTGGCCATGAGTACAGCCGCGGCCAGGACCAGGAAAAACACCCTGGCCAGGGCCAGTAAACCGTAGTTAAGCCCCTCCCGGGTAATCCTCACCGGGCCCACCACAGCCATTACTTCCCCCGGTGTGAACGCCACCTGGAAGATAAAGATAATTAACAGGAAAACAATTAGCGGCCTCAACTGGCGCCAGATAAAGGCCGGTGCCAGGCCGGCCAGGATTATTACCGGTAAAATGGTTGCCCCGGTAAGGCTTGCAGCCATACCCGTTGGCGCAGCAAGGAGGGCTATGCCGTAAAGGAGCAGGCCCAGCAGTTTAGACCGGGGATCCAGGTGATGGATGCTGCTTGTCCCCGGGATATATTGCCCCAGCTCGATCAGCATACAGCTAAACCCCCAGCCAGGCCAGGATGGCGTCCCGGGCCTCGGCCAGGGTGAGGACATCCAGGGGTACCGGGGCCCCCCGGCGGCGCAACACCTGCATCAGGCTGGTCAGGGGCGGCGGGATAAGGCCATAGGATCTTAAAGCTTCTCCCTGGCGGAAAATATCCCGGGGCGTACCCTGGAGAGCCACCCGTCCCTGGTGTAAAACTATAACCTCCCGGGCCAGTTCGGCCACCTCAACCATATTATGGGAGATAAGGACTACTGCTTTCCCGGGCCGGCGGTAAAAGGCCCGGACAACGTTAAGTACCTGTTCCCGGCCGGCCGGGTCCAGCCCGGCCGTCGGCTCATCCAGGATTAAAACCTCCGGCTCCATGGCCAGGATCCCGGCGATGGCTACCCGGCGCTGCTGTCCCCCGCTTAAGGTAAAGGGGGAACGCCCGCCCACCGCTTGCGGGTCCAGGCCTACAGCGCGGAGGGCCGCCTTTACCCTTGCTTCGAGCCTGGCCCCGCCAAGGCCCAGGTTCCGGGGGCCAAAGGCTACATCTTCAGCCACCGTTTCGGCAAAGAGTTGCTGCTCCGGCTGTTGAAAGACCATACCCACCCTCTGCCAAGGTGATAAACCTTTCCCTTTACCCCGCCCCCTGGCCGGCTGCCCGTGCAGGGTAACCCGGCCCGCTGTGGGTTCCAGCAGGCCGGCCATGAGCATGGCCAGGGTTGATTTCCCCGAACCCCCGGCCCCGGTAACGGCCAGGAAATCGCCCGGAGAAACTCTGAGAGTGATGTTTTCCAGCACCGGTAACTGCCGGCCGGCTACCTGGTAGGCAAAACTTACTTCCTGGAGGCCAATTTCCATAGGGCCCGGGCCATCTCCTCCACTGTGACTAAATTGGCCGGTAATTTTAAACCCGCCTGCCTTAAACCCTTGCCCAGGGCAACGGTTACCGGCACCTTAAGTCCCGCTGCGGCCAGCTTCTCCTCCTGCTGCATCACTTCCGCCGGCGGGCCGGCTAAAAGTATCTGCCCCGCCTTCAGGACCAGGATCCGTTCTGCCCGGGCTGCCTCTTCCATCAGGTGAGTTATGAGGATAACGGCCAGCCCTTTTTCCCGGCGTAATTCCAATACCTTCTGGAGAATTTCCTCCCGGGCTACCGGGTCCAGCATGGCCGTAGCCTCGTCCAGGACCAGGTAGCGGGGTTCCATGGCCAGGACGCCGGCCAGGGCCAGGCGCTGTTTCTGCCCCCCCGAGAGGCGGTGGGGAGGCCTGGTCCTTAAATTTACCAGATCCACAGCCTCCAGGGCGGCTGCTACCCGCTGCCTTATTTCAGCCGGCGGCAGGCCCAGATTTTCCAGCCCGAAGGCTACATCATCTTCTACGGTAGCTGCCACCAGCTGGTTGTCGGGGTCCTGGAAGACCATCCCTACCCGGCGGCGAATGTCTACCAGAGAAGCTTCGTCCCGGGTGTCCAGGCCGTCTACCAGTACGCGACCTTCCCCGGGCCGCAGCAGGCCATTTAGTAACCTGGCCAGGGTGGATTTGCCGGAACCATTGGGGCCCGTGATAGCCAGAAATTCCCCCGGTTTGATAATTAAACTTATAGTTTCCAGGGCCGGTACGGTAGCTCCCGGGTAGGAAAAAGTGACGCCCTGGACCTCGATCATGGTTTATACCAGTTCAATGCGCACCATGGGCGCGCCGTCACCCTGGCGGAAGCCGGTCTTAATTATCCGGGTATAGCCGCCATTTTTATCCTGATAACGCGGGCCAATTTCTTTAAACAATTTGGTAACCACGTCTTCATCCAGCAGGTAAGCCAGAGCCTGGCGCCGGGCATGGAGGTCACCCCTTTTGCCCAGGGTGATCATTTTCTCGGCCAGGCTTTTTAGTTCTTTGGCCCGCATTTCCGTGGTTTCTATTTTACCTTCCCGCAAAAAGGAAGTTACGATATTGCGCAGCATCATTTTCCGGTGGCCGGACAGGCGGCCTAATTTACGGTAACCCATCTAAAGGACCCCCCTTTACCCATCGCTCTGTCGCAGGGACAGGCCCAGTTCCGCGAGCTTTTGCGTGACTTCTTCCAGGGATTTTTTACCCAGGTTGCGTACCTTCATCATATCTTCTTCCGTACGCTGTAAAAGCTCGCCCACGGTATTAATGCCCGCCCGCTTCAGGCAGTTGTAAGAACGTACCGATAGATCAAGTTCCTCAATGGACATATCCATGAGGCGATCCCGGCTTTCTTCTTCCTTCTCTACCATGGTCACTTCATCGCTGACTCGCTCCGTTAAACCTAAAAAAAGGCGCATGTGTTCGATGAGAATCTTGGCTGCCGAGCTCACTGCCTCATCAGGGGCAATAGTACCGTCAGTCCATACCTCCAGGGTGAGTTTATCATAGTCAGTAACCTGTCCTACCCGGGTGTTTTCCACCTGGTAGTTTACTTTATGGACTGGCGAAAAGAGGGAATCGACCGGGATAATCCCGATGGGCTGGTCCTCTTTTTTATTTTTTTCCGCACTGACATAACCCCGTCCTTTTTCCACCGTCATTTCGATAAACAGGCGGCCGCCTTTTTCTACGGTGGCAATGTGCAGGTCGGGGTTTAAGACTTCGACGTCAGCATCAGTGATAATATCGGCAGCTGTAACCTCGCCTTCACCTTCGGCCTCAATCCTGATTACTTTGGGTTCATCAGTGTGGAGTTTCAGGGCCAGGGACTTGAGGTTTAAAATAATCTCCGTGGTATCCTCAACGACCCCGGGAATGGTGGAAAACTCATGGAGAACCCCTTCAATTTTGACCGTGGTGACGGCAGCCCCCGGCAATGAGGAGAGGAGAATCCGCCGCAGGGAATTACCCAGGGTGATTCCATAACCTCGCTCCAGGGGCTCGACTACAAACCGCCCGTACTTATTGGACATTTCCAGGCACTCAATCCTGGGCCTTTCAATTTCGAGCATTGTTCCCCTCCTTCTCGTGAGCTCATCCAGCCTGCATCTTACCTGGAGTAAAGCTCAACGATGAGGTGTTCTTGCACCGGCACGTCAATCTGCTCCCGCGTCGGCAGGGCGAAGACGTGACCTTCTAAAGCTGCCGGGTCCGACTTAAGCCAGGCCGGCACCGTCCGGTGGGCTGCCGCCGCGGCAATCTCTTTGAAAAGCGGGCTCTCTTTGCTCTTTTCCCGGACGGCAATGACATCCCCCGGCCGGACCAGGTAGGAAGGGATATTTACTTTGTGGCCGTTTACTGTAAAATGACCGTGCCGGACTAACATCCTGGCCTGAGCGCGGGAATCGGCAAAACCCAGGCGATAAACAACATTGTCCAGGCGCCGTTCCAGCAGGATGAGCAGGTTTTCACCAGTAACGCCCTTCATGCGCTCGGCCTTCTCAAAGTAGTTGCTGAACTGCCGTTCCATGATGCCGTAAATGCGGCGGGCCTTCTGCTTTTCCCTTAGCTGCAGGCCGTATTCGGAAAGCTTTTTCCTGGCCTGGCCGTGCTGGCCGGGGGCATAGGACCGCCGGGCCACGGCACATTTATCCGAGTAGCAGCGATCGCCTTTAAGGAAAAGCTTCATGCCTTCCCGCCGGCACAGGCGGCAGGTGGACTCTTTATACCTTGCCAAAGTATTACCTCCTCTGCAAGTCGCATGCTTCTTAGCGACGGCGTTTTCCTGCGACCCTTAGAAGATCCTGTTACACACGACGCCGCTTGGGTGGCCGGCAGCCGTTGTGGGGAATAGGGGTCACATCTTTAATGACGCTGACCTCGAGCCCTGCCGCCTGCAGGGAACGAATGGCTGCTTCCCGGCCGGCCCCCGGTCCTTTAACGTAGCACTCAACTTCGCGCATGCCATGTTCCATGGCCTGCCTGGCGGCTGCTTCGGCCGCCATCTGGGCGGCAAAGGGTGTGCTCTTGCGGGAACCTTTAAAACCTACGGTACCGGCACTGGCCCAGGAAATGGTATTGCCATTTTTATCGGTGATGGTTACCAGGGTATTGTTAAAGGTTGATTTAATATGGGCCACACCGCTTTCAATATTTTTACGTTCGCGCCGGCGAGGCCGGGTAGTTTTCCTTGGCATAGCTTCTCCCCCTTACTTCTTCCGTCGCACGCCCACAGTCTTGCGCGGACCCTTACGCGTACGGGCATTGGTCTTGGTGCGCTGGCCGCGTACCGGCAGTCCCCGGCGGTGACGCAGGCCCCGGTAACAGCCGATTTCCATCAACCGCTTGATATTTAACGCTACTTCCCGCCGCAAATCCCCTTCTACCGTTAAATTCTTATCTATATATTCCCGGAGCCGGCTGACTTCTTCTTCGGTTAGATCCCGTACCCTGGTATCAGGGTTAACGGCCGTCGCAGCCAGGATTTTATTTGCCATAGGCCGGCCAATACCATAAATATAAGTCAGGGCAATTTCCACCCGTTTGTCCCGGGGGAGGTCTACCCCGGCAATCCTTGCCATTTACGCCTTACCCCCTGTCTATCCCTGTTTTTGCTTGTGCTTGGGATTTTCACAAATGACCATAATTCGACCCTTGCGTTTTATAATCTTGCATTTTTCACAAATAGGCCGCACTGAAGGTTTGACTTTCAAACTAAACCCTCCCAGCTCATTTATAGCGGTAAACGATGCGTCCCCGGTTCAGGTCATAGGGTGATAATTCCACCATTACCCGGTCGCCCGGCAAAATGCGGATAAAATTCATCCGGATCTTACCGGAGACATGGGCC includes:
- a CDS encoding peptidase MA family metallohydrolase — translated: MFQHWWQAIIAICLAMLVVAGVILARTTALPRTLSYSLVRQVVTGHTAWQTRNWLEIDSTHFRLRYRPEDAAIAPLVLATAEEAYGPAGAMLQYEPQGKTLIILYPDRESLARQFGWAASESAMGVYWGGVIRVLSPYDWVASQDPEEIAGIFAASGPVAHELTHLLVDEKARGNYPRWLTEGIAQYVEKELTGFTMAGSPGATGWYPLKAMDYGFDSLPDQALAYRQSFLMVDYLIKRWGLPDLRRVLERLGQGATLDRAFQEVLGTSTAGFEGAFTGEIPVSKFSQSL
- a CDS encoding copper ion binding protein, with the protein product MAEATLQVEGMTCNHCKMSVEKALRGLEGITVVAVDLAAKTAHVTYDPAKVNLEAMKKAVTEAGYEVK
- the trxB gene encoding thioredoxin-disulfide reductase — encoded protein: MPHDLLIIGGGPAGLTAALYGARGGLDTVVLEMGAPGGQAGQTDRIENYPGFPEGINGMELAMKFAEQAQRFGARIEMTTVQRVELNGEIKKVFTGSGEFTARAVIIASGAHPRPLGVPGEEEFRGRGVSYCATCDGAFFRDKKVAVVGGGDSAVEEALFLTRFASQVTIIHRRDALRATKVLQERARDNPKISFHWNTVVTGIMGREKISSLELKDVKSGVTREEAFDGVFIFIGLEPNTGFLKGALTLDSQGYIITRENLATSIPGVFAAGDVRAKDFRQVSTAVGDGAVAAMAAERYLAGL
- a CDS encoding M23 family metallopeptidase, with the protein product MPPPGKLPDVAAAAGRFLKKWPARWKETDGRKKKKFYLLSGILAGGLLLLAGWYQFTAPNAWAVIINGRQVAVVTSRVDVNQVIQDVLKERGAGSYQGLQITDQVDYKKVRVNPREIVDGQQLKNILQGTLHFVAAATVITINGQPELIVRDDSIAEAVLAELKQAYLPLPGNGEIQEVRFLEQVAYEHRPARPEEILSPEAALARLKGTSPASQEYIVKEGDSLWTIAREHGLLVDDIRAANPEIKGERLDIGQRLRLTTEKPLLQVMVVYSQEVQEPVPYDVKVETNTDLLRGQERVKQAGSEGQRLVTYQVVTKNGVQVEKKVIQEQVLKEPVTKIVERGTRVVLASRGGSGRLAWPIRGSITSPYGYRGREFHSGMDIDGYVGQPVGAAEAGTVTFAGYDGGYGRMIAIDHGGGLVTRYAHLSGFNVRVGQQVSRGQVIGYVGVSGRTTGSHLHFEVLVNGSFRNPYGFLN
- the scfB gene encoding thioether cross-link-forming SCIFF peptide maturase: MPSLNLQNVDWQGDVHWFDFEDLCLLLDVNSGAVHIIDAPTRAVLEELRAGEEHGTLTEADWLALLPLSTREWGAGTVREVCQELAAKQAGGTLFTVDEAGRAYRPPEPSLQALCLHVAHDCNMRCRYCFAGGGPFGGERGLMSRETGYQALDLLFKESGSRPRVEIDFFGGEPLLNLGVVQDLVAYGRERAVATGKKISFTLTTNGLGLTPAIEKYLIENQISVILSLDGRPEVHDLNRRTVSGQGTYHLVVPREQHFVAAREHRDYWVRGTYTRQNLDFTRDILHMVELGFRYLSLEPVVAAPEAEYAIKEEDLPRLAREYRYLARAYLEARAKGKPFNFFHFNINAAAGPCLTKRLTGCGAGTSYLAVTPGGDLYPCHQLVGRRDYCLGNVRKGILRPDLREDFRQAYVYNQPACSRCWARFYCSGGCHAANLAATGDLRQPAPVPCAIQQMRLEAALYVQVKEVVKG
- the scfA gene encoding six-cysteine ranthipeptide SCIFF; its protein translation is MMHIKTVFTPRLQESMRQGGCGNCHVSCQSACKTSITVSNQPCEREEKK
- the rpsI gene encoding 30S ribosomal protein S9, translated to MAQVQFYGTGRRKNAVARVRLVPGEGRVLINERPLDEYFGQQILAMQVRQPLEVTNNMGRFDVLAKVEGGGISGQAGAVRMGIARALLQADADLRPVLKRNGFLTRDPRMKERRKYGLKKARKAPQFSKR
- the rplM gene encoding 50S ribosomal protein L13, with product MTTFMAKPHEVERKWYIIDAAGKTLGRVATEAARLLRGKHKSIFTPHVDCGDHVIVINAEKVRLTGKKLLQKKYIRHSGYPGGLKVMNYAQLLKTFPERAIEKAVKGMIPHNRLGRQMAKKLKVYRGDSHPHAAQRPEAWEIKD
- the truA gene encoding tRNA pseudouridine(38-40) synthase TruA is translated as MPHLKITLAYDGTNYAGWQVQPVAHGPTIQGVVAAALNRLTGERICPVAAGRTDAGVHARGQVISFSTASRIPVERWPLALNSLLPEDIAALAAEVAPPGFHARYSARWKWYRYTIYNHSLPDIFSRRYSWQVRHPLDFAAMARGASYLTGRHDFRSFCAAGSPVRHYEREVLKAHLRRQGNFIFFDVVANGFLYHMVRIMAGTLVEIGRGRLQPEDVPVILAARSREKAGPTAPPQGLCLERVAY